A window of the Peromyscus leucopus breed LL Stock chromosome 22, UCI_PerLeu_2.1, whole genome shotgun sequence genome harbors these coding sequences:
- the Mknk2 gene encoding MAP kinase-interacting serine/threonine-protein kinase 2 isoform X3, giving the protein MVQKRTAELQGFHRSFKGQNPFELAFSLDPAQHGDADFNPQCEVRPDMPSSQPIDIPDAKKRSRKKKRCRATDSFSGRFEDVYQLREDVLGEGAHARVQTCVNLITNQEYAVKIIEKQLDHIRSRVFREVEMLYQCQGHRNVLELIEFFEEEDRFYLVFEKMRGGIAHRDLKPENILCEHPNQVSPVKICDFDLGSGIKLNGDCSPISTPELLTPCGSAEYMAPEVVEAFSEEASIYDKRCDLWSLGVILYILLSGYPPFVGHCGSDCGWDRGEACPACQNMLFESIQEGKYEFPDKDWAHISFAAKDLISKLLVRDAKQRLSAAQVLQHPWVQGCAPENTLPTPLVLQRNSCAKDLTSFAAEAIAMNRQLAQCEEDAGQDQPVVIRATSRCLRLSPPSQSKLAQRRQRASLSGTPVVLVGDRA; this is encoded by the exons ATGGTGCAGAAGAGAACAGCCGAACTTCAGGGCTTCCACCGTTCGTTCAAG gggCAGAATCCGTTTGAGCTGGCCTTCTCCTTGGACCCTGCCCAGCACGGGGACGCTGACTTCAACCCCCAGTGCGAGGTCCGACCTG ACATGCCCTCCAGCCAGCCCATCGACATCCCGGATGCCAAGAAGAGAAGCCGGAAAAAGAAGCGCTGTCGGGCGACCGACAGCTTCTCGGGCAGGTTCGAAG ATGTCTACCAGCTGCGGGAggatgtgctgggggaaggggccCATGCCCGTGTGCAGACCTGTGTCAATCTGATCACCAACCAGGAGTATGCTGTCAAG ATCATCGAGAAGCAGCTGGACCACATCCGCAGCAGGGTGTTCCGGGAGGTGGAGATGCTCTACCAGTGCCAGGGACATAG GAATGTCCTAGAGCTGATTGAGTTCTTTGAGGAAGAGGACCGCTTCTACCTGGTGTTTGAGAAGATGCGTGGAG GCATCGCCCACAGGGACCTAAAGCCAGAGAACATTCTGTGTGAGCACCCCAACCAG GTCTCGCCGGTGAAGATCTGCGACTTTGACCTGGGCAGTGGCATCAAACTCAATGGCGACTGCTCTCCCATCTCCACGCCTGAGCTGCTCACCCCG tGTGGGTCAGCTGAGTACATGGCCCCAGAGGTGGTGGAAGCCTTCAGTGAGGAGGCCAGCATCTATGACAAGCGCTGCGACCTGTGGAGCCTGGGCGTCATCCTCTACATCCTGCTCAGCGGCTACCCGCCCTTCGTGGGCCACTGTGGCAGTGACTGTGGCTGGGATCGAGGAGAGGCCTGCCCAGCCTGCCAG aaCATGCTGTTTGAGAGCATCCAGGAGGGGAAGTATGAGTTCCCCGACAAGGACTGGGCCCATATCTCCTTCGCCGCCAAAGACCTCATCTCCAAGCTGCTGGTCCGAGACGCCAAGCAGAGGCTGAGCGCTGCCCAAGTCCTGCAGCACCCGTGGGTGCAGGGG TGCGCCCCGGAGAACACCCTACCAACACCCTTGGTTCTGCAGAG GAACAGCTGTGCCAAAGACCTCACATCCTTCGCGGCTGAGGCCATTGCCATGAACCGGCAGCTGGCCCAGTGTGAGGAGGACGCTGGGCAGGACCAGCCTGTGGTCATCCGAGCTACCTCACGCTGCCTGCGGCTGTCCCCGCCCTCCCAGTCCAAGCTGGCCCAGCGGCGCCAGAGGGCCAGCCTGTCCGGCACCCCCGTGGTCCTTGTGGGGGACCGTGCGTGA
- the Mknk2 gene encoding MAP kinase-interacting serine/threonine-protein kinase 2 isoform X2 encodes MVQKRTAELQGFHRSFKGQNPFELAFSLDPAQHGDADFNPQCEVRPDMPSSQPIDIPDAKKRSRKKKRCRATDSFSGRFEDVYQLREDVLGEGAHARVQTCVNLITNQEYAVKIIEKQLDHIRSRVFREVEMLYQCQGHRNVLELIEFFEEEDRFYLVFEKMRGGSILSHIHRRRHFNELEASVVVQDVASALDFLHNKGIAHRDLKPENILCEHPNQVSPVKICDFDLGSGIKLNGDCSPISTPELLTPCGSAEYMAPEVVEAFSEEASIYDKRCDLWSLGVILYILLSGYPPFVGHCGSDCGWDRGEACPACQNMLFESIQEGKYEFPDKDWAHISFAAKDLISKLLVRDAKQRLSAAQVLQHPWVQGCAPENTLPTPLVLQRNSCAKDLTSFAAEAIAMNRQLAQCEEDAGQDQPVVIRATSRCLRLSPPSQSKLAQRRQRASLSGTPVVLVGDRA; translated from the exons ATGGTGCAGAAGAGAACAGCCGAACTTCAGGGCTTCCACCGTTCGTTCAAG gggCAGAATCCGTTTGAGCTGGCCTTCTCCTTGGACCCTGCCCAGCACGGGGACGCTGACTTCAACCCCCAGTGCGAGGTCCGACCTG ACATGCCCTCCAGCCAGCCCATCGACATCCCGGATGCCAAGAAGAGAAGCCGGAAAAAGAAGCGCTGTCGGGCGACCGACAGCTTCTCGGGCAGGTTCGAAG ATGTCTACCAGCTGCGGGAggatgtgctgggggaaggggccCATGCCCGTGTGCAGACCTGTGTCAATCTGATCACCAACCAGGAGTATGCTGTCAAG ATCATCGAGAAGCAGCTGGACCACATCCGCAGCAGGGTGTTCCGGGAGGTGGAGATGCTCTACCAGTGCCAGGGACATAG GAATGTCCTAGAGCTGATTGAGTTCTTTGAGGAAGAGGACCGCTTCTACCTGGTGTTTGAGAAGATGCGTGGAG GGTCCATCCTGAGCCACATCCACAGAAGGCGCCACTTTAACGAGCTGGAGGCCAGCGTGGTGGTGCAGGACGTGGCCAGTGCCCTGGACTTCCTGCATAACAAAG GCATCGCCCACAGGGACCTAAAGCCAGAGAACATTCTGTGTGAGCACCCCAACCAG GTCTCGCCGGTGAAGATCTGCGACTTTGACCTGGGCAGTGGCATCAAACTCAATGGCGACTGCTCTCCCATCTCCACGCCTGAGCTGCTCACCCCG tGTGGGTCAGCTGAGTACATGGCCCCAGAGGTGGTGGAAGCCTTCAGTGAGGAGGCCAGCATCTATGACAAGCGCTGCGACCTGTGGAGCCTGGGCGTCATCCTCTACATCCTGCTCAGCGGCTACCCGCCCTTCGTGGGCCACTGTGGCAGTGACTGTGGCTGGGATCGAGGAGAGGCCTGCCCAGCCTGCCAG aaCATGCTGTTTGAGAGCATCCAGGAGGGGAAGTATGAGTTCCCCGACAAGGACTGGGCCCATATCTCCTTCGCCGCCAAAGACCTCATCTCCAAGCTGCTGGTCCGAGACGCCAAGCAGAGGCTGAGCGCTGCCCAAGTCCTGCAGCACCCGTGGGTGCAGGGG TGCGCCCCGGAGAACACCCTACCAACACCCTTGGTTCTGCAGAG GAACAGCTGTGCCAAAGACCTCACATCCTTCGCGGCTGAGGCCATTGCCATGAACCGGCAGCTGGCCCAGTGTGAGGAGGACGCTGGGCAGGACCAGCCTGTGGTCATCCGAGCTACCTCACGCTGCCTGCGGCTGTCCCCGCCCTCCCAGTCCAAGCTGGCCCAGCGGCGCCAGAGGGCCAGCCTGTCCGGCACCCCCGTGGTCCTTGTGGGGGACCGTGCGTGA
- the Mknk2 gene encoding MAP kinase-interacting serine/threonine-protein kinase 2 isoform X1, translating to MVQKRTAELQGFHRSFKGQNPFELAFSLDPAQHGDADFNPQCEVRPDMPSSQPIDIPDAKKRSRKKKRCRATDSFSGRFEDVYQLREDVLGEGAHARVQTCVNLITNQEYAVKIIEKQLDHIRSRVFREVEMLYQCQGHRNVLELIEFFEEEDRFYLVFEKMRGGSILSHIHRRRHFNELEASVVVQDVASALDFLHNKGVVGLWSLPQVLAALEAPSPPTPCSVSLGIAHRDLKPENILCEHPNQVSPVKICDFDLGSGIKLNGDCSPISTPELLTPCGSAEYMAPEVVEAFSEEASIYDKRCDLWSLGVILYILLSGYPPFVGHCGSDCGWDRGEACPACQNMLFESIQEGKYEFPDKDWAHISFAAKDLISKLLVRDAKQRLSAAQVLQHPWVQGCAPENTLPTPLVLQRNSCAKDLTSFAAEAIAMNRQLAQCEEDAGQDQPVVIRATSRCLRLSPPSQSKLAQRRQRASLSGTPVVLVGDRA from the exons ATGGTGCAGAAGAGAACAGCCGAACTTCAGGGCTTCCACCGTTCGTTCAAG gggCAGAATCCGTTTGAGCTGGCCTTCTCCTTGGACCCTGCCCAGCACGGGGACGCTGACTTCAACCCCCAGTGCGAGGTCCGACCTG ACATGCCCTCCAGCCAGCCCATCGACATCCCGGATGCCAAGAAGAGAAGCCGGAAAAAGAAGCGCTGTCGGGCGACCGACAGCTTCTCGGGCAGGTTCGAAG ATGTCTACCAGCTGCGGGAggatgtgctgggggaaggggccCATGCCCGTGTGCAGACCTGTGTCAATCTGATCACCAACCAGGAGTATGCTGTCAAG ATCATCGAGAAGCAGCTGGACCACATCCGCAGCAGGGTGTTCCGGGAGGTGGAGATGCTCTACCAGTGCCAGGGACATAG GAATGTCCTAGAGCTGATTGAGTTCTTTGAGGAAGAGGACCGCTTCTACCTGGTGTTTGAGAAGATGCGTGGAG GGTCCATCCTGAGCCACATCCACAGAAGGCGCCACTTTAACGAGCTGGAGGCCAGCGTGGTGGTGCAGGACGTGGCCAGTGCCCTGGACTTCCTGCATAACAAAGGTGTGGTGGGGTTGTGGAGTCTGCCCCAGGTCCTGGCCGCTTTAGAGGCACCCTCCCCCCCAACTCCCTGTTCTGTCTCCCTAGGCATCGCCCACAGGGACCTAAAGCCAGAGAACATTCTGTGTGAGCACCCCAACCAG GTCTCGCCGGTGAAGATCTGCGACTTTGACCTGGGCAGTGGCATCAAACTCAATGGCGACTGCTCTCCCATCTCCACGCCTGAGCTGCTCACCCCG tGTGGGTCAGCTGAGTACATGGCCCCAGAGGTGGTGGAAGCCTTCAGTGAGGAGGCCAGCATCTATGACAAGCGCTGCGACCTGTGGAGCCTGGGCGTCATCCTCTACATCCTGCTCAGCGGCTACCCGCCCTTCGTGGGCCACTGTGGCAGTGACTGTGGCTGGGATCGAGGAGAGGCCTGCCCAGCCTGCCAG aaCATGCTGTTTGAGAGCATCCAGGAGGGGAAGTATGAGTTCCCCGACAAGGACTGGGCCCATATCTCCTTCGCCGCCAAAGACCTCATCTCCAAGCTGCTGGTCCGAGACGCCAAGCAGAGGCTGAGCGCTGCCCAAGTCCTGCAGCACCCGTGGGTGCAGGGG TGCGCCCCGGAGAACACCCTACCAACACCCTTGGTTCTGCAGAG GAACAGCTGTGCCAAAGACCTCACATCCTTCGCGGCTGAGGCCATTGCCATGAACCGGCAGCTGGCCCAGTGTGAGGAGGACGCTGGGCAGGACCAGCCTGTGGTCATCCGAGCTACCTCACGCTGCCTGCGGCTGTCCCCGCCCTCCCAGTCCAAGCTGGCCCAGCGGCGCCAGAGGGCCAGCCTGTCCGGCACCCCCGTGGTCCTTGTGGGGGACCGTGCGTGA